In Candidatus Kryptobacter tengchongensis, a genomic segment contains:
- a CDS encoding 2-oxoglutarate ferredoxin oxidoreductase subunit delta: protein MQVTLQKAFIKINKEQCKGCTLCIETCPVNVLKVSDKFNSRGYHYAEYVGDGCTGCGVCFYACPEPGAITVYKRGAVIDEEILASFN from the coding sequence ATGCAAGTAACACTTCAAAAAGCTTTTATTAAAATTAACAAGGAACAATGCAAAGGATGCACTCTTTGCATTGAAACATGTCCAGTTAATGTTTTGAAGGTTTCAGATAAGTTCAATTCGCGTGGTTATCACTATGCTGAATATGTTGGAGATGGTTGTACGGGTTGCGGTGTTTGTTTTTACGCTTGCCCGGAACCTGGTGCTATAACAGTTTATAAACGTGGTGCAGTTATTGATGAGGAGATTTTAGCCTCATTTAATTAA
- a CDS encoding GTP-binding protein HflX, producing MSIYTRERERAIVVGVIFPHQTKAQVDEYLDELELLADTAGADVICRIYQEREKPDPAFFIGRGKAEQIAKIVGEEKIDVVIFDDDLSGVQIRNLEDVINCKVIDRTTLILDIFASHARTAPAKIQVELAQLEYLLPRLTGKWRHLSKQYGGIGTKGPGETQLETDRRLVKRKIAILRRKLSEIDNQRKIQRKGRRDIFRVALVGYTNAGKSTLLNALADANAYVEDKLFATLDATTRVVRLSPTRKILLTDTVGFIRKLPHHLIASFKSTLDEVVEADILIHVVDISAPNFREQIKVVEETLEELNSLDKPTILAFNKIDKLQDRSLIYSLANEYKDAVFISASRGVNIHTLKEKISQMIDDHYVEITGKVEISNSKAISLIYKFGEVLDVKYDTDNYLTLKIKIEKRHLPKISSYIF from the coding sequence TTGTCAATTTATACGAGGGAGCGAGAAAGAGCAATTGTAGTTGGTGTAATTTTCCCGCATCAGACCAAAGCTCAGGTGGATGAATATCTTGATGAGCTTGAACTTCTTGCTGATACAGCTGGGGCTGATGTTATTTGTAGAATTTATCAGGAAAGAGAAAAACCAGATCCAGCTTTTTTCATCGGCAGGGGGAAAGCTGAACAGATAGCAAAAATCGTCGGGGAGGAAAAAATTGATGTTGTGATTTTTGATGATGATTTATCTGGTGTTCAAATCAGAAATCTTGAGGATGTGATCAATTGTAAAGTTATAGACAGAACAACCCTTATACTTGATATATTTGCATCTCATGCGAGGACAGCCCCGGCGAAGATACAGGTTGAACTTGCACAACTTGAATATCTTTTGCCGAGGTTGACAGGTAAATGGAGACATCTTTCAAAGCAATATGGTGGTATCGGAACGAAAGGACCTGGCGAAACGCAACTTGAAACAGATAGACGACTTGTTAAAAGGAAAATTGCGATTTTGAGAAGAAAACTCAGCGAAATTGACAATCAGAGAAAAATTCAAAGAAAAGGCAGGCGAGATATATTTAGAGTTGCGCTTGTTGGTTATACAAACGCTGGAAAATCTACACTTTTAAATGCATTAGCTGATGCAAATGCCTATGTTGAGGATAAACTCTTTGCAACTTTGGATGCAACCACACGTGTGGTTAGGCTTTCTCCGACAAGGAAAATTCTTCTGACCGATACGGTTGGATTTATAAGAAAACTTCCACATCATCTCATTGCTTCCTTTAAATCAACGCTTGATGAAGTTGTTGAAGCTGACATTTTGATTCATGTCGTTGATATATCAGCGCCGAATTTTAGGGAACAGATAAAAGTTGTTGAGGAAACACTTGAGGAACTTAACTCACTTGACAAGCCGACAATCCTTGCCTTCAACAAAATTGATAAATTGCAGGATAGAAGTTTAATCTACTCCCTTGCAAATGAATATAAAGACGCGGTTTTCATATCTGCATCCCGTGGGGTTAACATTCATACATTGAAGGAAAAAATTTCCCAGATGATAGACGATCATTATGTTGAAATAACAGGAAAAGTTGAAATTTCAAATTCCAAGGCGATATCGCTTATCTACAAATTTGGGGAAGTCCTTGATGTGAAATATGATACTGATAATTACCTAACATTAAAAATCAAAATAGAGAAAAGGCATCTGCCAAAAATTTCATCGTATATTTTTTAA
- a CDS encoding NTE family protein, whose protein sequence is MMKTSQILLLFLMFISVANSRQVLQIKFYDEGGKVRVANYELKRPKVALVLSGGGARGLSHIGVLKVLERYNIPIDCIVGTSMGSIVGGLYCAGLKAEEIEKIALQTNWDYVLTLGEKEDRANLFLDRKYLIEKSFLYFRFKGFKPLVPSYVISGQSITESLLKIFFKAPFHYVTNYKELKPEFYSVATDLVSGQRIIFSSGNLVYSVRASSTIPLVFQPVFMDSLVLVDGGLISNIPADVARELGCDIVITVDATSPLRSPSEIQLPWNTADQIIGIMMQLSNKFQLEKSDIVLNPNLENITASDFEKAELIIKRGEEIAEEKIEEIISLLDSKSEILSDAGVQKFSNYKLKIYGDGLPANAITPVLNKSEITDRDIVRFLYGQLSQGEYKKIEVEVYKGSSFAEIVIQTELNPKIKKVVIHPQSMGNFQIDFSKFSDEVLGSVEVVDTCFVFYPSGDIYFSEKNVYEISRKILHVFHASGYPFVKIRSVKFDSLTCEINIYLNDGYVSEVKVYGNNRTKNFVIFRDVKFGTGEILTENKLMETLRNLWVTNLFSQIRVDYRVDDSVKVELHLQETSSQFLRIGIRIDNERGGQIFSDFRNENTFGFNDDFGLTFQGGMRNSLLKLEYKVDRLFKTILTYKLSFYYSERKIYTYRRILGDGGFSLKNEGEIKFSYAGFELSAGGQFEKIGNTLLKYQVEKALAKNVSRVEFREGENLLAKLQLSINVDSRDKIYFPNRGVYMNAYYEMSQKFLGSDVAYSKIFFSYENYNTYFKYGVLKLKFLFGLCDESTPLSQQFFIGSITGLNSFAGMREDENYGRQVILGGVEARFKNPVKIIFENFISLRYDVGSAWEKFEAVRWKDLRQGIGIEIGFDTPVGALRIIAGKSFILKGVKREGLFWGPTIFQFSLGFE, encoded by the coding sequence ATGATGAAAACGTCCCAGATTTTGCTTCTCTTTTTGATGTTTATTTCAGTTGCTAATTCACGGCAGGTTTTGCAAATAAAATTTTATGATGAAGGGGGGAAAGTCAGAGTTGCAAATTACGAGCTCAAACGCCCCAAAGTTGCGCTTGTTTTAAGCGGTGGAGGAGCAAGGGGACTAAGCCACATCGGTGTTTTGAAGGTTTTAGAAAGATATAATATCCCCATTGATTGTATAGTTGGGACAAGTATGGGAAGTATAGTTGGGGGTCTATATTGTGCTGGGCTTAAAGCTGAAGAAATTGAAAAAATTGCTCTTCAAACAAATTGGGATTATGTGCTGACGCTTGGGGAGAAGGAAGATAGAGCGAATTTATTTCTTGATAGAAAATATCTGATTGAGAAAAGTTTCCTCTATTTTCGTTTCAAAGGTTTTAAACCTTTGGTGCCTTCTTATGTGATTTCAGGACAGAGCATAACTGAATCACTTCTGAAAATTTTTTTCAAAGCCCCATTCCATTATGTGACAAATTACAAGGAACTCAAGCCAGAATTTTACTCTGTCGCAACTGACTTGGTAAGCGGTCAACGGATCATCTTTTCAAGTGGAAACCTTGTTTATTCGGTTAGAGCAAGTTCAACAATTCCACTTGTTTTTCAACCTGTTTTTATGGATTCACTTGTTCTTGTTGATGGCGGTTTGATCTCAAACATACCTGCGGATGTGGCAAGGGAATTAGGATGCGATATCGTGATAACAGTTGATGCGACAAGTCCATTGAGAAGCCCATCTGAAATTCAATTGCCGTGGAACACAGCCGATCAAATCATTGGAATTATGATGCAACTTTCAAACAAATTTCAACTTGAAAAGTCCGACATCGTCTTGAATCCAAACCTTGAAAATATAACTGCCTCGGATTTTGAAAAGGCGGAATTGATAATAAAAAGAGGTGAAGAAATAGCAGAGGAAAAAATAGAAGAGATAATTTCACTTCTGGACTCAAAAAGTGAAATTTTGAGTGATGCTGGAGTTCAAAAGTTTTCAAATTATAAACTGAAAATTTACGGCGACGGTCTACCAGCCAATGCAATCACCCCGGTTTTAAATAAAAGTGAAATTACCGACAGGGATATTGTGAGGTTTTTGTATGGTCAATTATCCCAGGGTGAATATAAAAAAATTGAAGTTGAAGTTTATAAAGGTTCAAGCTTTGCTGAGATTGTAATCCAGACGGAGTTGAACCCAAAAATTAAAAAAGTGGTTATTCACCCTCAATCAATGGGTAATTTCCAGATAGATTTTTCAAAGTTTTCAGACGAGGTTTTGGGTTCAGTTGAGGTTGTGGATACTTGCTTTGTTTTTTATCCAAGCGGAGACATTTATTTCTCTGAGAAGAATGTTTATGAGATTTCACGAAAAATTTTGCATGTTTTCCACGCTTCGGGTTATCCGTTTGTAAAAATTAGAAGTGTGAAATTTGATAGCCTGACCTGTGAAATTAACATTTATTTAAATGATGGCTATGTTTCCGAGGTAAAGGTTTATGGTAATAATAGAACTAAAAATTTTGTCATTTTTCGTGATGTTAAGTTTGGAACAGGTGAAATTCTAACCGAAAATAAGTTGATGGAGACATTGCGGAATCTATGGGTTACAAATCTTTTCTCGCAGATAAGGGTTGACTATAGGGTTGACGATAGTGTTAAGGTTGAACTCCATCTTCAAGAAACATCTTCACAGTTTTTGAGAATTGGGATTAGAATTGACAATGAACGTGGTGGGCAGATTTTTTCCGACTTCAGGAATGAAAATACATTCGGCTTTAATGATGATTTTGGATTGACATTTCAAGGCGGGATGAGAAATTCGCTTTTGAAACTTGAATATAAAGTTGACCGATTGTTCAAAACAATCTTGACCTACAAACTTAGTTTCTATTATTCTGAAAGGAAGATTTATACTTATAGAAGAATTTTGGGCGATGGAGGTTTTTCTTTGAAAAATGAAGGTGAGATTAAATTTTCTTACGCTGGATTTGAATTATCCGCCGGGGGACAATTTGAGAAAATTGGAAATACATTGTTAAAGTATCAAGTGGAGAAGGCACTTGCAAAGAATGTTTCAAGGGTTGAGTTCAGAGAGGGAGAAAATTTACTTGCAAAATTACAGTTAAGCATAAATGTTGATTCAAGGGACAAAATTTATTTTCCCAATCGTGGCGTTTATATGAATGCCTATTACGAGATGTCGCAAAAGTTCTTAGGCTCTGATGTAGCGTATTCAAAAATTTTCTTTTCGTATGAGAATTACAACACTTATTTCAAATATGGGGTTTTGAAACTTAAATTTTTGTTTGGCTTGTGTGATGAATCAACCCCATTATCTCAGCAGTTTTTCATTGGTTCAATCACTGGATTAAATTCTTTCGCTGGGATGAGGGAAGATGAAAACTACGGGAGGCAGGTTATCCTTGGTGGGGTGGAGGCAAGGTTTAAGAATCCAGTTAAAATTATCTTTGAAAATTTTATTTCATTGCGTTACGATGTTGGTTCGGCTTGGGAAAAGTTTGAAGCGGTGAGGTGGAAAGATTTAAGACAGGGGATAGGGATTGAGATTGGTTTTGATACACCAGTTGGGGCATTGAGGATAATTGCTGGGAAGAGCTTTATTTTAAAGGGTGTAAAACGAGAAGGCTTGTTCTGGGGTCCGACCATATTCCAGTTTTCGCTTGGTTTTGAGTAA
- a CDS encoding Fructose/tagatose bisphosphate aldolase, translating into MFKDLIDLKNYLAGVVEFDGDVNVVDPVRLREKAIDELVYNAVFNPDENLKVEIRNLIRKIARKLGAVPASIQSFYEAMGRGEVGGFTVPAVNIRGLTYDVARAYVRAVKKHNVGAFIFEIAKSEIGYTFQRPSEYTACVLAACVKEGYQGPVFIQGDHVQVSAKKYAEDPQKEIDSLKSLVKEEIEAEFYNIDIDSSTLVDLSKPTLDEQQRPNYEVAAEMTEYIRKLQPQGIEISIGGEIGEVGGKNSTPEELRAYMAGYLKLLAEKGNYKGISKISVQTGTTHGGVPLPDGTIAQVKIDFETLRVLSEIARREYGLSGAVQHGASTLPEELFDKFPQVGTAEIHLATEFQNMIYSLLPDEFKKEIYEFLKKEFKDEWKSGDTEEQFIYKTRKKGFGPFKKEFWDLPQSLKDEIGIALEKKFSLLLQKLNVVNTYDVVRKYVKV; encoded by the coding sequence ATGTTTAAAGATTTAATTGATCTGAAAAATTATCTTGCTGGTGTGGTTGAGTTTGACGGTGATGTTAATGTTGTTGATCCCGTAAGGTTGAGGGAAAAGGCAATTGATGAACTTGTTTATAACGCTGTTTTTAATCCAGATGAAAATTTAAAAGTTGAAATACGCAATCTTATTCGCAAGATAGCACGAAAATTGGGCGCAGTCCCTGCTTCTATACAAAGTTTTTATGAGGCGATGGGCAGAGGTGAAGTTGGTGGATTTACAGTCCCAGCTGTTAACATTCGTGGTTTAACTTATGATGTGGCAAGAGCCTATGTCAGAGCTGTTAAGAAACATAATGTTGGTGCGTTTATTTTTGAAATCGCCAAATCAGAAATCGGCTATACCTTCCAAAGACCAAGTGAATATACAGCGTGTGTTCTCGCTGCTTGCGTGAAAGAAGGTTATCAAGGTCCAGTTTTCATTCAAGGTGACCATGTTCAGGTTAGCGCGAAAAAATATGCTGAAGATCCGCAAAAAGAGATTGACTCGTTAAAATCTCTTGTAAAAGAGGAAATTGAGGCAGAGTTTTATAACATTGATATTGATAGTTCAACGCTTGTGGATTTAAGCAAGCCAACACTTGATGAACAGCAAAGACCAAACTACGAAGTCGCCGCTGAAATGACGGAATACATAAGAAAACTTCAACCACAGGGAATTGAAATTTCCATTGGCGGTGAAATCGGTGAAGTTGGTGGGAAAAACAGTACTCCGGAGGAATTGAGAGCTTATATGGCTGGTTATCTTAAACTTCTTGCCGAAAAAGGAAATTACAAGGGTATAAGCAAGATAAGCGTTCAAACGGGAACAACTCATGGTGGAGTTCCACTGCCAGATGGAACGATAGCACAAGTTAAAATTGATTTTGAAACTTTGCGTGTTCTTTCCGAGATCGCAAGAAGGGAATATGGTTTATCAGGCGCAGTTCAACACGGCGCTTCAACTTTGCCCGAAGAACTTTTTGATAAATTCCCACAAGTCGGAACCGCAGAAATTCACCTTGCAACTGAATTTCAAAATATGATCTATTCATTGCTTCCAGATGAATTCAAGAAGGAGATTTATGAGTTTTTGAAGAAAGAATTTAAAGATGAGTGGAAATCGGGAGATACGGAGGAACAATTTATTTACAAAACGAGAAAGAAAGGGTTTGGTCCGTTTAAGAAGGAATTTTGGGATCTGCCACAGTCACTTAAAGATGAGATTGGAATTGCGCTTGAAAAGAAATTTAGCTTGCTATTGCAGAAATTAAATGTTGTCAATACTTATGATGTCGTGAGAAAGTATGTTAAGGTGTGA
- a CDS encoding Predicted GTPase, producing the protein MNRKKVIIMGAAGRDFHNFNMYYRDNEIYEVVAFTATQIPNIENRKYPPELAGKLYPKGIPIYPEEKLEELIKKFKVDEVVFSYSDVSHQYVMERASRVISAGASFRLLGLNQTMLKSKVPVVAVVAVRTGCGKSQTSRKVAKLLREMGLKVVVVRHPMPYGDLRKQVVQRFASIEDMHKQNCTIEEMEEYEPHIVNGGVVYAGVDYEKILREAEKEADVIIWDGGNNDMPFFKPDLTIVVADPHRPGHELTYYPGSSNLRIADVVVINKVDSARPEDVEIVRNNIRSVNPKAIIVEAASPIFVEDGSLIRGKRALAVEDGPTLTHGDMEYGAAVLAAKKFGAKELVDPREYAVGSIKETFKKYTQIKNLLPAVGYGKEQIKELEKTINKTPADIVIIGTPIDLRRVLKLNKPSVRVRYELQEIGKPELKDILMDFARSKKLI; encoded by the coding sequence ATGAACAGAAAAAAAGTGATAATTATGGGCGCAGCTGGCAGGGATTTCCATAATTTCAACATGTATTATCGTGATAACGAAATCTATGAAGTTGTTGCCTTCACTGCAACGCAGATACCAAATATTGAAAACAGAAAATATCCACCTGAACTTGCTGGAAAACTTTATCCTAAGGGCATCCCAATCTATCCTGAAGAAAAACTTGAAGAACTTATAAAAAAATTCAAAGTTGATGAAGTCGTTTTTTCATATTCAGATGTTTCACATCAATATGTAATGGAAAGAGCATCAAGGGTGATTTCCGCTGGTGCAAGCTTTCGCCTTTTAGGGCTCAATCAAACAATGCTAAAGAGCAAGGTTCCAGTAGTTGCAGTTGTCGCAGTTAGAACAGGATGTGGAAAAAGTCAAACCTCAAGAAAAGTTGCAAAATTGCTAAGAGAAATGGGATTAAAAGTCGTCGTTGTAAGACATCCTATGCCATACGGCGATTTGAGAAAACAGGTTGTTCAAAGGTTTGCCTCAATTGAGGATATGCACAAGCAAAACTGCACCATTGAAGAAATGGAAGAATATGAACCTCATATTGTAAATGGTGGGGTTGTTTACGCTGGCGTTGATTATGAAAAGATACTTCGCGAAGCAGAAAAAGAAGCAGATGTGATAATCTGGGATGGTGGGAACAATGACATGCCATTTTTTAAACCTGATCTTACAATAGTGGTTGCAGACCCTCACAGACCTGGACATGAGCTAACTTATTATCCTGGAAGCTCAAACCTCAGAATAGCTGATGTTGTTGTGATAAACAAAGTTGATTCAGCAAGACCTGAAGATGTTGAAATTGTAAGAAATAATATAAGAAGTGTAAATCCAAAGGCGATAATAGTTGAGGCTGCTTCACCTATTTTCGTTGAAGATGGCTCCTTAATTCGTGGGAAAAGAGCTCTTGCTGTTGAGGATGGTCCAACGCTTACACATGGGGATATGGAGTATGGAGCCGCTGTTTTAGCTGCTAAAAAATTTGGGGCGAAGGAACTTGTTGACCCACGAGAATACGCCGTTGGTTCAATAAAAGAAACATTTAAAAAATACACACAAATAAAAAATCTTCTTCCAGCAGTTGGGTATGGAAAGGAGCAAATAAAAGAACTTGAAAAAACAATTAACAAAACCCCAGCTGATATTGTCATAATCGGGACACCAATTGACTTAAGGCGTGTCTTAAAACTTAACAAACCAAGCGTTCGTGTAAGGTATGAGCTACAGGAGATTGGAAAACCAGAACTTAAAGATATATTGATGGATTTCGCGAGGTCAAAAAAACTTATATAA
- a CDS encoding ornithine carbamoyltransferase, with amino-acid sequence MRNKDFISIHDLTVEEVYQIFELAKEMKANPQKFSKSLEGKILALIFEKPSLRTRVSFEVGIRQLGGDAIYLAPSDIQMGKRESVYDVGKTLERMVDGIMIRTFGHDIVLELAKAVRIPVINGLTDLLHPCQAMADYFTILEKKGDFKNLKVVFVGDGNNVCHSLMFGAAKLGVNFWAATPKGYEPKKEIYELAIEDAKQTGAKINITNNPEEAVKDADVVYTDVWASMGQESEAEIRKKIFQPYQVNKKLFSLAKPDALFMHCLPAHRGEEVTNDVIDSSNSVVFDEAENRLHVQKAIMYELMKNQ; translated from the coding sequence ATGCGAAACAAAGATTTTATTTCCATTCACGATTTAACAGTTGAAGAGGTCTATCAAATTTTTGAACTTGCCAAAGAAATGAAAGCAAATCCCCAAAAATTTTCAAAATCTCTTGAGGGGAAAATCCTTGCGCTTATTTTTGAAAAACCCTCATTGAGGACAAGGGTCAGTTTTGAAGTTGGAATAAGACAGCTTGGTGGCGATGCGATTTATCTTGCTCCATCAGATATTCAAATGGGAAAAAGAGAATCAGTCTACGATGTCGGCAAAACACTTGAGCGAATGGTTGATGGAATTATGATAAGAACTTTCGGTCATGATATTGTGCTTGAACTTGCAAAAGCAGTTAGAATTCCAGTGATAAATGGTTTAACAGATCTTCTCCATCCCTGTCAGGCGATGGCTGATTATTTCACAATTCTTGAGAAAAAAGGGGATTTTAAAAACTTAAAAGTCGTATTTGTTGGTGATGGAAACAATGTTTGCCACTCACTAATGTTTGGTGCAGCAAAACTTGGTGTAAATTTCTGGGCTGCTACACCTAAAGGTTATGAACCTAAAAAAGAGATTTATGAACTTGCAATTGAAGACGCAAAACAAACGGGAGCAAAAATAAACATTACAAACAACCCTGAAGAAGCGGTAAAAGATGCGGATGTTGTCTATACAGATGTTTGGGCAAGCATGGGACAGGAAAGTGAAGCGGAAATTAGAAAAAAAATTTTTCAACCGTATCAAGTGAATAAAAAACTTTTTTCACTTGCGAAGCCAGATGCATTATTTATGCACTGTCTCCCCGCACACAGAGGTGAAGAAGTTACAAACGATGTAATTGACTCATCAAACAGTGTTGTCTTTGATGAAGCCGAAAATCGTCTTCATGTTCAAAAAGCTATAATGTATGAGCTAATGAAAAATCAATGA
- a CDS encoding carbamate kinase, whose product MPSKTALLAIGGNSLIRAGQRGTIEEQFENAQKTAEYIVELIKMGFNLVITHGNGPQVGAQLIRSELGSGQVYSMPLDVCVASTQGEIGYILQNSIQKVLWEKGFKNPVITIITQVVVNEDDPAFKKPTKPVGPFYTKEEAQKKRQIGWEIIEDAGRGYRRVVPSPKPIDIVEKEAIRQCLNDGMIVIAVGGGGIPVIKKNGKYIGVEAVIDKDRASAVLAKYLEVDYFIISTDTDKVYLNYKKPEQKALDVISVDEIKKFYLEGHFPPGSMGPKIEAVIDFIENGGECAIITSPENLTEAVFGNAGTKIIKSKT is encoded by the coding sequence ATGCCCTCAAAAACAGCTTTGCTTGCAATCGGTGGAAACTCCCTCATCAGAGCTGGTCAAAGAGGTACTATAGAAGAGCAATTTGAGAATGCACAGAAAACAGCCGAATATATAGTAGAACTTATAAAAATGGGATTTAATCTCGTCATAACCCACGGAAATGGTCCGCAGGTCGGGGCTCAACTTATACGCTCCGAACTTGGCTCCGGACAAGTTTATTCAATGCCACTTGATGTATGTGTTGCATCAACTCAAGGTGAAATTGGATACATACTCCAGAATTCAATTCAAAAAGTGCTTTGGGAAAAGGGTTTTAAAAACCCCGTAATTACAATTATAACTCAAGTTGTTGTAAATGAGGATGACCCTGCTTTTAAAAAACCCACAAAACCCGTTGGACCATTTTATACAAAAGAAGAAGCTCAGAAAAAAAGACAAATCGGTTGGGAAATAATTGAAGATGCTGGAAGAGGCTATCGCAGAGTTGTCCCATCTCCAAAGCCTATTGATATAGTTGAAAAAGAAGCAATAAGACAATGTCTTAACGATGGGATGATAGTTATCGCTGTTGGTGGCGGTGGAATCCCAGTGATTAAAAAAAATGGTAAATACATCGGAGTTGAAGCAGTTATTGATAAAGACAGGGCTTCAGCAGTACTGGCAAAATATCTTGAAGTTGATTATTTTATCATATCAACCGATACGGATAAAGTTTATTTAAACTACAAAAAACCTGAACAGAAAGCGCTTGATGTCATCTCTGTGGATGAAATCAAAAAATTTTATCTTGAAGGGCATTTCCCACCAGGAAGTATGGGTCCAAAGATTGAAGCGGTGATTGACTTTATTGAAAATGGCGGAGAATGTGCAATTATAACATCTCCAGAAAACTTAACTGAAGCAGTTTTTGGAAACGCTGGAACAAAAATAATAAAATCAAAAACCTAA
- a CDS encoding aspartate carbamoyltransferase: MPKLQHVIEAQQFTLPLLHELFQTADQMEKILERGGTLDYQNKIMASLFYAPSTRTRFSFESAMFRLGGKVISTEQAHLFSSVIGGETLEDTIRVVSNFCDVIVLRHTEVGAAKRASLVASVPVINAGDGKGGQHPTQALLDLYTIYKELGYIDGLKIAFVGDLEQGRTVRSLAYLLGKFERVMIYFIAPDFLQIREDIQDYLTRHNVWFTLESDLNKVVSEVDVIYVTRIEKERFGDKVEIYDETVRNYFIDGKLLSKMKPKSIIMHPLPRLNEISPEVDDDPRAVYFKQTKNGLLIRMALLTMLL; the protein is encoded by the coding sequence ATGCCAAAATTACAGCATGTAATAGAAGCACAGCAATTCACACTTCCATTACTTCATGAGCTTTTTCAGACAGCAGATCAGATGGAAAAAATACTTGAACGTGGTGGAACGCTTGACTATCAAAATAAAATTATGGCTTCGCTCTTCTACGCACCATCAACAAGGACGAGATTTTCTTTTGAATCGGCAATGTTCAGATTGGGTGGAAAGGTGATTTCAACAGAACAAGCACATCTTTTCTCTTCTGTAATTGGAGGCGAGACGCTTGAGGATACAATAAGAGTTGTATCAAACTTTTGTGATGTGATTGTTTTAAGGCATACAGAAGTTGGAGCAGCAAAAAGAGCTTCACTTGTAGCTTCTGTTCCAGTTATCAACGCTGGCGATGGCAAGGGTGGGCAACATCCAACACAGGCATTACTTGACCTTTACACAATTTATAAAGAGCTCGGTTATATTGATGGCTTGAAAATTGCATTTGTTGGAGATCTTGAACAAGGTCGCACTGTCAGATCCCTTGCTTATTTACTCGGCAAGTTTGAAAGAGTTATGATTTATTTCATCGCTCCTGACTTCCTTCAAATAAGAGAAGATATTCAAGACTATCTGACAAGGCACAACGTATGGTTTACACTTGAAAGCGATTTAAATAAGGTTGTTTCAGAAGTTGATGTCATTTATGTCACACGGATTGAAAAAGAAAGATTTGGTGATAAAGTTGAAATCTATGATGAGACCGTGAGGAATTACTTTATTGATGGAAAACTTCTTTCAAAAATGAAACCTAAATCCATCATCATGCATCCATTGCCACGGTTAAATGAAATCTCGCCTGAGGTTGATGACGACCCAAGGGCTGTTTATTTTAAACAAACCAAAAACGGGCTATTGATAAGAATGGCTTTGCTGACCATGCTACTTTAA
- a CDS encoding 3-oxoacyl-[acyl-carrier protein] reductase has protein sequence MIDLKGRVALITGGSRGIGRATAILFAKANADVAITYRSNDSAANLVVEEIKNMGRKAIALKGDVSKSSDVKMIVKEVLNYFGKIDILVNNAGIWTYGAIGEMPEEIWDETMNVNLKGVYLITNEVVPIMKKQRWGRIINISSTAGQRGEAFHSHYAASKGAIIAFTKSLAVELAKFNILVNCVAPGWVNTDMCAEVFKDPAFVEQVKSTIPLGRIPEPEEIAGPILFLASDLANWITGATISVNGGSVLCG, from the coding sequence ATGATTGATCTTAAAGGTCGTGTAGCACTCATCACAGGCGGTTCAAGAGGGATTGGTAGAGCAACTGCAATTTTATTTGCAAAAGCAAATGCCGATGTAGCGATAACATACCGTTCAAACGATAGCGCAGCAAATTTGGTTGTTGAAGAAATAAAAAACATGGGAAGAAAAGCAATTGCTCTCAAAGGTGATGTGAGCAAAAGTTCTGATGTAAAAATGATAGTAAAGGAAGTTCTTAATTACTTTGGCAAAATTGATATACTTGTCAACAACGCAGGAATTTGGACATACGGCGCTATAGGAGAAATGCCCGAAGAAATATGGGATGAAACGATGAATGTTAATTTGAAAGGTGTTTATCTTATCACAAACGAAGTTGTGCCTATAATGAAAAAGCAAAGATGGGGTCGCATAATAAACATATCTTCAACAGCTGGACAGCGTGGTGAGGCATTTCACTCACATTATGCAGCATCAAAAGGCGCTATCATTGCATTTACGAAATCACTTGCAGTTGAACTTGCAAAGTTCAACATACTTGTAAATTGCGTTGCTCCAGGATGGGTTAATACTGATATGTGCGCTGAAGTTTTCAAAGATCCCGCCTTTGTTGAACAAGTCAAAAGCACGATACCACTTGGAAGAATACCTGAACCAGAAGAAATTGCAGGTCCAATCCTCTTCCTCGCTTCAGACCTTGCTAACTGGATAACTGGAGCAACTATAAGCGTCAATGGTGGTTCGGTATTATGCGGGTAA